CAACAAAGCGGGTGCCCGGCACAGTAGCTACAATTTTTTTATAATCTTCGGCCACCTGCCTTACCTTTTTAAGGTCAACACCTTTTACAGCAATCTGGATAGGCGCCTGGTTAGGCCCGCCGGTAATGGATGTTGGCGCCGACGTTACTTTTACACCCGGGATAACCGCACTTAATTTTTTTTGTAAAATACCGCCAAACTCCTCGGCAGTAACTTTACGCTCCTTTTTATCAACCATGGTCACGGTAATTTCGGCCAGGTTGCTGTTGTTTGATGTACCGGCCACACTACCGCTCACAAAACCAATGCTTGAGAAAACCCGGGTAACTTCCGGCTGCTTCATAATCATCTTTTCAGCTTCCTGGGTAACCATATTGGTTTGGTAGATAGATGCTGAGGGCGCAAGTTCAAGGTTAATGAGCAGCTCGCCCTGATCGGCAGATGGAATGAACGCTGCGCCGATAAAACCAGTGGGCACTAAGGCTATGGATCCGATAATCAACACCATCACTCCCGACAATAACCAGCGCTTTTTAACCAGAACAACTTTTAGCAGTTTGGCATAGTCCTCTTTCAATACATCAATAAAATGTTCGAAACCTAAATTCAACCGCCCCCATAGCGTGTTCTTATTGAGCTCCTCAATTTTACCAAATTTAGAAGCAAGCATCGGTGTTACCGTGAATGACACGAATAAGCTCATCAGCGTTGAAAAAACTACCACCAGCGAGAACTCCTGCAGCAACGAACCGATGATACCACCGGCAAAAGAGATGGGCAGGAACACTACAACGTCAACCAGGGTAATGGCCAGAGCGGTAAAGCCAATTTCGGAGCGTCCCTCAAGCGCGGCTTTTTCTTTATCCGAACCCATTTCGAGGTGACGGTAGATGTTTTCGAGCACCACAATGGAATCATCAACTAAAATACCTACCACCAGCGACATAGCCATCAGCGTCATCAGGTTAAGCGAAAAGCCCAGGGCGTACATGGCAATAAAGGTGGGGATGATGGACGATGGCAATGCCACCAGCACAAACATGGAACTGCGGAAACTGTGCAGAAATGCAAGCATTACAATGCCTACAATTACAACGGCAAGGCCCAGGTCTTCCATTACCGCGTCGGCAGATTTAAGGGTGTAAACACTTTGATCTGACGATACGGTGAACTTTAATCCCGCGTTTTTGTACTGCGTCTCAATCTGCGCAAACTCCTTTTTTACCAGTTCGCTCACATCTACGGCGTTGGCATCGGTTTGCTTGATTATCTGTACACCAATAGAAGGTATGCCATTAATATGGTTTATAGCAGTTGTTTTTGAAGTAGCATCTACCACCTCGGCAACATCCCTTACATAAACACTACCGCCACCAGGCCGTTGCTGAACAATAAGGTTACGTATTTGCTCAGTTGTAGTAACATTGGCATCAAAACGAATGGATTGCTGTTCGTTCTGCGTTTCAATACTGCCCGCAGGAAACGACTGGTTGGCATTGTTAATGGCATTGGTTAATTGCGCTATTCCCAGGCCATAGGCCTTCATTTTATCCTGATCGATGTTAACCTGTATCTCGCGCTCATCTCCGCCGATGATATTAACCTGGCCAACCCCGGCTACGTTTTGCAGCAATGGCAATAGTTGCTTGTCAACAAAATCATACAATTCTTTGGGTGATTGCTTAGATGTAACCCCGGCCTTTATAACGGGGGCATCTTCCAGGTTTATTTTGTTTACAATCGGCTTGTCAATATTGTCAGGCAGTTCGTTCTGTATCTGATCGGCCTTGCGCTGTATATTCCGCTCGGCCTCATCTATATCCGTACCTGCCTTTAGTTGTATAACCACGCTCGAAAATCCTTCCTGAGAAGTAGAATTAATTTTATCCAGGCCTTCTACCGATGAAAAGGCGTCTTCCAGTTTTTTTGTTACCGATGTTTCCACCTCGGCAGCCGCGGCTCCGGGATAGATCGTGCTCACGGATACCGTTGGCACCTCTATTTTGGGCAGCAGGTTATAGTTAAGGCTGAAGTATGACCGCGCACCGAAAATAAACAGCACCGTAAATATTACAATGATTAGCAGGGGCCGTTTAACGGCTATTTCTGTTATTGACATGGTTACTGTATTATTTTGAGATAGATACCGGAGAGCCGTCTTTTAAATTTATCTGTCCGGATGTAACAACGGTTTCACCGGCCTTGATGCCGCTGATGATCTGTATCATACCATTTTGTTCAATACCGGTTCGTACTGGTTTCAAATGCGCTACATTGTTTTCAACTACATATACCGAGGCGTCCTTTACGCTTTGTGTAATGGCATCCCTCGGAATAAACAGTACGTTTTGCGTTGTTTTTCTTGAAAAATCAGCAGTAACAAATGTTCCGGAGCGTAGCGGGTTGTTTTCATTATTTGTAGCGGTAACCTCAACACGGTAGTTGTGCGTTTCATCCGCCTGCGGACTTATAAAAGTGATTTTGCCCATGAATACATTGTCCGGATTAACGTCAGTACTGATCTTAACCGCTTGGCCCTGCTTTACCTGGTATACCTCTGCCTCGGTAAGATTTATCTGCACCTTAGCCTGCGACAGATTAACGATTGTTGCGATCTGCGTACCGGTGTTAGCGTACACCCCTTGTTCTACCAGTTTTTCAGAAATGGTACCGCTGGTGGGTGCCTTTACGGCCGCATCGGCAATTTGCTTTTTTATCTGGTTTACCTGGTTCACCGCGTCCAGGTAATTCTGATTGATTTCGTTCACCTTTTCCTGGGTCGCGGCCTGCCCCTGTAACAGTTCGGTATAGGTTTCCAGGTCGCGGCGCAGTTTGGCCGCGTTGCTTTGCGCTTTTTGCAGGTCAAGCTGTGCAATACGGGTATCCATCACCGCCAACACCTGCCCTTCGGTAACATGGTCGCCCAGGTTAAAACGCAACTGCTGTATAGTGCCATTGGTGGTTGATAGTACCTGCGCTTCCTTAAAAGGTGCCAGCGAGCCCGTTTTAACCAGGTTTATTGCCTGTAATAGTTCCTTAGCCTGCGCTACTTTAACCGGTATGCGCACTACGCTATCCTGTACAGGTTTATTTTTTTCGTTAAGTGCCTTTTTGTTTGATGCAAGCCTGAAAACGATCAGCGCTAACAAAACAAGTACAATAAGGCCGATGATGTATTTACGTTTCATATAGGTTATAATC
This Mucilaginibacter defluvii DNA region includes the following protein-coding sequences:
- a CDS encoding efflux RND transporter permease subunit, with product MSITEIAVKRPLLIIVIFTVLFIFGARSYFSLNYNLLPKIEVPTVSVSTIYPGAAAAEVETSVTKKLEDAFSSVEGLDKINSTSQEGFSSVVIQLKAGTDIDEAERNIQRKADQIQNELPDNIDKPIVNKINLEDAPVIKAGVTSKQSPKELYDFVDKQLLPLLQNVAGVGQVNIIGGDEREIQVNIDQDKMKAYGLGIAQLTNAINNANQSFPAGSIETQNEQQSIRFDANVTTTEQIRNLIVQQRPGGGSVYVRDVAEVVDATSKTTAINHINGIPSIGVQIIKQTDANAVDVSELVKKEFAQIETQYKNAGLKFTVSSDQSVYTLKSADAVMEDLGLAVVIVGIVMLAFLHSFRSSMFVLVALPSSIIPTFIAMYALGFSLNLMTLMAMSLVVGILVDDSIVVLENIYRHLEMGSDKEKAALEGRSEIGFTALAITLVDVVVFLPISFAGGIIGSLLQEFSLVVVFSTLMSLFVSFTVTPMLASKFGKIEELNKNTLWGRLNLGFEHFIDVLKEDYAKLLKVVLVKKRWLLSGVMVLIIGSIALVPTGFIGAAFIPSADQGELLINLELAPSASIYQTNMVTQEAEKMIMKQPEVTRVFSSIGFVSGSVAGTSNNSNLAEITVTMVDKKERKVTAEEFGGILQKKLSAVIPGVKVTSAPTSITGGPNQAPIQIAVKGVDLKKVRQVAEDYKKIVATVPGTRFVELSVKDQKPQVEVNLNRDKMTLLGIDASQVGAALQNAFSGNDNGKFKENGNEYDILISLDKYDRSDINNVRNLAFTNANGQTFVLSQFADVKEGLGESALQRIDRLGSITVNSYVAGRPSGSVTDDIKKKLTQVKLPEGVSVEFLGDAKNQADAFGSLFFALGVAIVLVYLIMVALYENAVYPFVVLFSIPVALVGALLALALTMQTLNIFSLIGVIMLLGLVAKNAILIVDFTNQLKAEGRPVKEALVEAGKERLRPILMTTLAMILGMLPIAIASGSGAEIKNGMAWVIIGGLTSSMVLTLFVVPAMYLIIENLLLRFKKKKPDNGQLLLEAH
- a CDS encoding efflux RND transporter periplasmic adaptor subunit, whose amino-acid sequence is MKRKYIIGLIVLVLLALIVFRLASNKKALNEKNKPVQDSVVRIPVKVAQAKELLQAINLVKTGSLAPFKEAQVLSTTNGTIQQLRFNLGDHVTEGQVLAVMDTRIAQLDLQKAQSNAAKLRRDLETYTELLQGQAATQEKVNEINQNYLDAVNQVNQIKKQIADAAVKAPTSGTISEKLVEQGVYANTGTQIATIVNLSQAKVQINLTEAEVYQVKQGQAVKISTDVNPDNVFMGKITFISPQADETHNYRVEVTATNNENNPLRSGTFVTADFSRKTTQNVLFIPRDAITQSVKDASVYVVENNVAHLKPVRTGIEQNGMIQIISGIKAGETVVTSGQINLKDGSPVSISK